In Erigeron canadensis isolate Cc75 chromosome 6, C_canadensis_v1, whole genome shotgun sequence, the following are encoded in one genomic region:
- the LOC122605173 gene encoding E3 ubiquitin-protein ligase PUB23-like produces MGDSENGVEVPSYFICPISLDIMKDPVILSSGITYDRESIEKWLYTNKNVTCPVTKQALTDLELTPNHTLRRLIQSWCTINAPFGIERFPTPRLPVSKSQILKLLQDSKSPNMQMKCLKRLKAIVMESDMNKRSMEAVGTADYLACIISNPSSSMTSSLLVEEVSSGAEEALSIVYHLHLSKTGLKSLHKKTGEFVEGLIRVMQRSTSFESRTYAILLLKSMFEVAEPIDMMSLNPNFFIQLNQCLVNQISRKATKAALKILIDVCPWGRNRIKAVEAGLVHALINILLDYDDEKRISEMVLTVLDQICLSADGRAELLKHGAGLAVVSKKIFRVSQVANARAVRILYSVAKFSGNTSVVQEMLQLGIVGKLCFVLQVDCGSKTSERTKEILKMHARVWKNSSCIPCNLISSYPS; encoded by the coding sequence ATGGGTGATTCCGAAAATGGTGTAGAAGTCCCTTCATATTTCATATGCCCAATTTCCTTAGATATTATGAAAGACCCGGTGATTCTATCATCCGGGATTACATATGATCGTGAATCTATCGAAAAATGGttatacacaaacaaaaatgtCACTTGTCCTGTAACAAAACAAGCCCTTACGGATTTAGAGCTCACCCCAAACCATACTCTTCGAAGATTAATCCAATCTTGGTGCACCATCAATGCACCATTTGGCATAGAAAGATTTCCAACTCCGCGACTTCCAGTCTCAAAATCGCAAATCTTGAAGCTCCTACAAGATTCAAAGTCTCCAAATATGCAAATGAAGTGTTTGAAAAGACTTAAAGCAATTGTAATGGAAAGTGATATGAATAAAAGATCAATGGAAGCAGTTGGAACAGCTGATTACCTAGCTTGCATCATAAGTAACCCGAGTAGTAGTATGACATCATCTTTACTTGTGGAAGAAGTTTCATCCGGAGCTGAAGAAGCACTAAGCATTGTTTACCACCTCCATTTATCAAAAACCGGACTCAAATCGTTACATAAAAAGACCGGTGAATTCGTTGAAGGATTGATACGTGTGATGCAACGTTCCACGAGCTTCGAGTCACGTACTTACGCAATCTTGTTACTAAAGTCAATGTTTGAGGTGGCTGAGCCAATTGACATGATGTCACTAAACCCTAACTTCTTCATCCAGCTTAATCAATGCCTAGTAAATCAAATATCAAGAAAAGCCACAAAAGCCGCGTTGAAAATCCTCATAGACGTTTGTCCATGGGGAAGGAATAGAATAAAAGCAGTAGAAGCAGGATTAGTTCATGCATTAATCAACATACTACTTGATTATGATGACGAAAAACGTATATCAGAGATGGTGTTGACTGTCTTAGACCAAATTTGCTTGTCTGCTGATGGCCGTGCCGAGTTACTAAAACATGGTGCGGGTTTAGCAGTTGTATCCAAGAAAATATTTCGTGTTTCGCAAGTAGCAAACGCGAGAGCAGTGAGGATACTCTACTCCGTGGCTAAATTTTCGGGCAATACGAGTGTGGTACAAGAGATGTTGCAGCTTGGCATTGTGGGGAAACTATGTTTTGTGTTACAAGTAGATTGTGGGAGTAAGACTAGTGAAAGAACTAAAGAGATTCTTAAAATGCATGCTAGAGTTTGGAAGAATTCTTCTTGTATACCTTGTAATTTGATTTCTTCGTATCCATCTTGA